A genomic stretch from Lysobacter ciconiae includes:
- a CDS encoding winged helix-turn-helix transcriptional regulator, translating to MPAHPRSMDKIDRKILRVLQQDGRISFTELGERVGLSTSPCTERVRRLERDGVITGYHARLDPHLVGADLLVFVEISLAYKSGDVFEEFRNAALRLPNVLECHLVSGDFDYLIKARISEMASYRKLLGSTLLTMPHVRDSKSYIVMEEVKETLSLPLDG from the coding sequence ATGCCTGCCCATCCGCGATCCATGGATAAAATCGACCGCAAGATCCTGCGCGTGCTGCAACAGGACGGGCGGATTTCCTTCACCGAGCTGGGCGAGCGGGTCGGCCTGTCGACCAGCCCCTGCACCGAGCGGGTGCGCAGGCTGGAGCGCGACGGCGTCATCACCGGCTACCACGCGCGACTGGACCCGCACCTGGTGGGCGCCGACCTGCTGGTGTTCGTGGAGATCAGCCTGGCCTACAAGTCCGGCGACGTGTTCGAGGAGTTCCGCAACGCCGCGCTACGCCTGCCCAACGTGCTGGAGTGCCACCTGGTGTCGGGCGACTTCGACTACCTGATCAAGGCGCGCATCTCGGAGATGGCGTCGTACCGCAAGCTGCTGGGCAGCACCCTGCTGACCATGCCGCACGTGCGCGACTCCAAGAGCTACATCGTGATGGAGGAGGTCAAGGAGACGCTGAGCCTGCCGCTGGACGGCTGA
- a CDS encoding D-amino acid dehydrogenase, whose translation MRVLVLGSGVIGTCSAWYLAQAGFEVTVVDREPAPAREASFANAGQISPGYASPWAAPGIPLKALKWLFSRHAPLAIKPGLDPRQYLWMLQMLRNCTASRYAVNKARMVRLSEYSRDCLDELRASTGIAYEGRQLGTVQLFRTQAQLDDAAKDIAVLAEYGVPYELLDHAGIVRVEPALAPVMDSLVGALRLPHDETGDCELFTRRLAAMARDVGVEFRFGATVDRIEASGGTVTGVGIDGRIERADRYVVALGSYSTPLLEPLGIKLPVYPLKGYSLTLPITDPAMAPTSTVLDESYKVAVTRFDERIRVGGMAELAGFDLGLNPRRRETLEKVVNDLYPQGGDLARAEFWTGLRPATPDGTPVVGPSALDNLYLNTGHGTLGWTMACGSGRYLADLIAGQAPRISSEGLDISRYGRSRVVRPGGAA comes from the coding sequence ATGCGGGTACTGGTACTGGGCAGTGGCGTCATCGGCACATGCAGCGCGTGGTATCTGGCGCAGGCGGGTTTCGAGGTGACGGTGGTGGATCGGGAGCCGGCGCCGGCGCGGGAAGCCAGCTTCGCCAATGCCGGTCAGATCTCGCCGGGCTATGCCTCGCCCTGGGCCGCGCCGGGCATCCCGCTGAAGGCCCTCAAATGGCTGTTCTCACGCCACGCGCCGCTGGCGATCAAGCCCGGCCTGGACCCGCGCCAGTACTTGTGGATGCTGCAGATGCTGCGCAACTGCACCGCCAGTCGCTACGCGGTCAACAAGGCGCGCATGGTCCGCCTGTCGGAGTACAGCCGCGACTGCCTGGACGAGCTGCGCGCCAGTACCGGCATCGCCTACGAAGGTCGCCAGCTCGGCACGGTGCAGCTGTTCCGCACCCAGGCGCAACTGGACGATGCGGCCAAGGACATCGCGGTGCTGGCGGAGTACGGCGTGCCGTACGAGCTGCTCGACCACGCCGGCATCGTGCGCGTGGAGCCGGCGCTGGCGCCGGTGATGGACTCGCTGGTCGGCGCGCTGCGCCTGCCGCATGACGAGACCGGCGATTGTGAACTGTTCACCCGCCGGCTGGCGGCAATGGCGCGCGACGTCGGGGTCGAGTTCCGCTTCGGCGCGACGGTGGACCGGATCGAGGCCTCCGGCGGGACGGTGACGGGGGTCGGCATCGACGGCCGCATCGAGCGCGCCGATCGCTATGTCGTCGCGCTGGGCAGCTACTCGACCCCGCTGCTGGAGCCGCTGGGCATCAAGCTCCCGGTCTACCCCTTGAAGGGCTACTCGCTGACCCTGCCGATCACGGATCCGGCGATGGCACCGACCTCGACGGTGCTCGACGAGAGCTACAAGGTGGCGGTGACCCGCTTTGACGAGCGCATCCGCGTCGGCGGCATGGCGGAGCTGGCCGGGTTCGACCTGGGTCTCAACCCGCGCCGCCGGGAAACGCTGGAGAAGGTCGTCAACGACCTCTACCCGCAGGGCGGCGACCTGGCGCGGGCGGAATTCTGGACCGGCCTGCGCCCGGCGACGCCCGACGGTACCCCGGTGGTCGGTCCCAGCGCCCTGGACAACCTCTACCTCAACACCGGCCACGGCACGCTGGGCTGGACCATGGCCTGCGGGTCGGGGCGCTACCTGGCCGACCTGATCGCCGGCCAGGCACCGCGCATCAGCAGCGAAGGGCTCGACATCTCCCGCTACGGCCGCAGCCGGGTGGTCCGGCCCGGAGGCGCCGCCTGA
- the alr gene encoding alanine racemase, protein MRPARACIDLDALRHNYRLARELGGHKAIAVVKADAYGHGAVRCARALEPEADGFGVACIEEALELREAGIRAPILLLEGFFEADELALIDRHDLWCVVQAQWQIDAIERARLARPLNVWLKLDTGMHRLGLAPDEYRDCLRRLQALPQVAEIVTMTHFARADELDSARTAEQLATFRRVVAGQGPGGSELTASVANSPALLGWPATRAQFARPGLMLYGASPFANPHPEADRLRPVMTLESQIIAVRDLPAGEPVGYGARFVTERPTRVGVVAIGYADGYPQFAPNGTPVWIDGRPGQVIGRVSMDMLTVDLDGHPGAGMGSRVELWGKHVRASDLTERGATSAYRLLCGLKRVPRTYLGE, encoded by the coding sequence ATGCGCCCGGCTCGCGCCTGCATCGACCTGGACGCGCTGCGCCACAATTACCGGCTCGCGCGCGAGCTGGGCGGCCACAAGGCGATCGCGGTGGTCAAGGCCGATGCCTACGGGCACGGCGCGGTGCGTTGCGCGCGCGCGCTGGAACCGGAGGCGGACGGCTTCGGCGTGGCCTGCATTGAGGAGGCGCTGGAGCTGCGCGAGGCCGGCATTCGCGCGCCGATCCTGTTGCTGGAGGGATTCTTCGAAGCCGATGAGCTCGCCCTCATCGACCGTCACGACCTGTGGTGCGTGGTCCAGGCGCAATGGCAGATCGATGCGATCGAGCGCGCACGCCTGGCGCGGCCACTGAACGTCTGGCTGAAGCTGGACACCGGAATGCACCGGCTGGGCCTCGCGCCGGATGAATACCGAGACTGCCTGCGCCGCCTGCAGGCCCTGCCGCAGGTGGCCGAGATCGTGACGATGACCCACTTCGCCCGCGCCGACGAGCTCGACAGCGCGCGTACGGCGGAGCAACTGGCGACCTTCCGGCGCGTCGTTGCCGGCCAGGGCCCGGGCGGCAGCGAACTGACCGCAAGCGTGGCCAACTCGCCGGCCCTGCTCGGCTGGCCGGCGACCCGCGCCCAGTTCGCCCGGCCCGGCCTGATGCTGTACGGCGCCTCGCCTTTCGCCAATCCGCACCCGGAAGCCGACCGGCTGCGACCGGTAATGACGCTGGAGTCGCAGATCATCGCCGTGCGCGACCTGCCGGCGGGGGAGCCCGTGGGTTACGGCGCGCGCTTCGTCACCGAACGCCCGACGCGGGTCGGCGTTGTCGCGATCGGCTATGCCGACGGCTATCCGCAGTTCGCGCCCAACGGCACCCCGGTGTGGATAGATGGCCGGCCCGGGCAGGTGATCGGCCGGGTGTCGATGGACATGTTGACCGTCGACCTGGACGGCCATCCGGGCGCCGGCATGGGCAGCCGGGTTGAGCTGTGGGGCAAGCACGTGCGTGCCAGCGACCTCACCGAGCGCGGCGCGACCAGCGCCTACCGGCTGTTGTGCGGCCTCAAGCGCGTGCCGCGCACCTACCTCGGCGAATAA
- a CDS encoding DUF4124 domain-containing protein yields the protein MIRGLLLAAVLNLAAAPALAQDAVVIYRCTDASGAVSVQNDVPCPKGSQQQRRVMETAAPASIAAMPVAPSATPAPTSTEPALPALVAMPAPAGSGSEGASPVAGTAAAAGETTVASGAPDAAGDGGAAKPVDATPAQPPPPLFSCRTWDRQEYFSDDPVPTRRCAPLRVSGLDGSAGVGQASACEYVTDTCAPVPDAALCSQWHRHAHDTRARLLFGRAEDPAATRIELKRIEALIHASTCRVAD from the coding sequence GTGATCCGCGGTCTTCTTCTGGCCGCGGTGCTTAACCTTGCCGCGGCGCCCGCCCTGGCCCAGGACGCGGTGGTGATCTACCGCTGCACGGATGCCAGCGGCGCGGTCAGCGTGCAGAACGACGTCCCGTGCCCCAAGGGCAGCCAGCAGCAGCGGCGGGTAATGGAGACCGCCGCGCCGGCCTCCATCGCTGCGATGCCGGTGGCGCCATCAGCGACCCCCGCCCCGACGTCGACCGAGCCAGCCCTGCCCGCGCTGGTGGCCATGCCGGCGCCAGCCGGGAGCGGTTCCGAGGGCGCGTCGCCGGTTGCGGGTACCGCCGCCGCTGCGGGCGAGACGACCGTCGCCAGCGGCGCGCCCGACGCCGCTGGCGACGGCGGCGCTGCCAAGCCTGTCGATGCCACGCCTGCCCAACCACCGCCGCCGCTCTTCAGCTGCCGGACCTGGGACCGCCAGGAGTACTTCAGCGATGACCCGGTCCCGACCCGTCGCTGCGCGCCACTGCGCGTGTCCGGCCTGGACGGCAGCGCCGGCGTTGGCCAGGCGTCGGCGTGCGAGTACGTGACCGACACCTGCGCCCCGGTTCCCGACGCCGCCCTGTGCAGTCAATGGCACCGGCACGCGCATGACACCCGCGCCAGGCTGCTGTTCGGTCGCGCCGAGGATCCGGCGGCGACCCGCATCGAGCTAAAGCGGATCGAGGCGCTCATCCACGCCAGCACCTGCCGCGTCGCAGACTGA
- a CDS encoding DUF4124 domain-containing protein: MNPFPRDALMPLLATFILAIGFALPAPAAAHSDGDQVTIYRCTDAEGRLSLRDSPCRRGEQQETRGMQRPQDPPAPPPGAASAPPPTVLVIREPEPAPALVRIAPPPVYRCSTPDGEEYTSDSADGNPRWVPLWTLGYPVIVGPGYDHHPGHHPAPPVRPAAGTGYGTDRGPVATGRPGFKFDSVGRPTPVPSSSQPGVPDRLPTAGVIQGPGTWIRDSCVQIAQSEVCADLRNRRTLLTRRYNSALQSERRQIDAEKRRIDERLDSGCRR, translated from the coding sequence ATGAATCCCTTTCCGCGCGACGCGTTGATGCCACTGCTGGCGACGTTCATACTGGCGATCGGCTTCGCGCTGCCCGCTCCCGCAGCGGCCCATTCGGACGGCGACCAGGTCACGATCTACCGCTGCACCGACGCCGAGGGCCGGCTGAGCCTGCGCGACTCGCCCTGCCGCCGTGGGGAGCAACAGGAGACACGGGGAATGCAACGCCCGCAGGACCCGCCCGCACCGCCTCCCGGCGCAGCCTCGGCGCCCCCGCCGACGGTGCTGGTCATCCGTGAGCCCGAGCCGGCCCCCGCGCTGGTCCGGATCGCGCCGCCTCCGGTCTACCGCTGCAGCACGCCGGACGGCGAGGAGTACACCAGCGACTCGGCGGACGGCAATCCGCGCTGGGTGCCGCTGTGGACGCTCGGCTATCCGGTGATCGTCGGTCCCGGCTACGATCACCACCCCGGACATCACCCGGCACCGCCGGTGCGGCCGGCCGCCGGCACCGGGTACGGAACCGACCGCGGCCCGGTCGCCACGGGCCGGCCCGGCTTCAAGTTCGACAGTGTCGGCCGGCCCACCCCCGTGCCGTCCAGCAGCCAGCCCGGCGTGCCGGACCGCCTGCCCACGGCCGGCGTCATCCAGGGACCGGGGACATGGATCCGCGACTCCTGCGTGCAGATCGCGCAATCGGAGGTCTGTGCCGACCTGCGCAACCGCCGGACCCTGCTGACTCGTCGCTACAACAGCGCGCTGCAAAGCGAGCGTCGACAGATCGACGCCGAGAAGCGCCGCATCGATGAGCGCCTGGACAGCGGGTGCCGGCGGTGA
- a CDS encoding L-threonylcarbamoyladenylate synthase, translating to MPVPSSAATCDLPSAVRVLRGGGVIAYPTEAVWGLGCDPFDQTAVRRLLEVKQRPVEKGLILIAGALAQLDGLVDWSGLAAERCVEVRASWPGPHTWVVPATAAVPRVITGDHDSVAVRVSAHPTVVALCAAWGGVLVSTSANLAGQPAVTAIDQLDPELLARIDAVLAGEPGGRATPSTIRDARTGAVLRA from the coding sequence ATGCCCGTCCCTTCCTCCGCTGCCACCTGCGACCTGCCATCCGCCGTGCGCGTCCTGCGCGGCGGAGGTGTCATTGCCTACCCCACCGAAGCGGTGTGGGGGCTGGGCTGCGATCCCTTCGACCAGACCGCGGTACGGCGTCTGCTCGAGGTCAAGCAACGCCCGGTGGAGAAGGGTCTGATCCTGATTGCCGGCGCACTGGCGCAGCTGGACGGACTGGTCGACTGGTCCGGCTTGGCAGCGGAGCGCTGCGTTGAGGTGCGGGCCAGCTGGCCCGGTCCGCACACCTGGGTGGTGCCCGCCACCGCCGCCGTCCCGCGGGTGATCACTGGCGATCACGACAGCGTCGCGGTCCGCGTCAGCGCCCATCCGACGGTCGTGGCCCTGTGTGCGGCGTGGGGCGGCGTGCTGGTCTCAACCAGTGCCAACCTCGCCGGCCAGCCGGCGGTGACCGCGATCGATCAGCTCGACCCGGAGCTGCTGGCGCGGATCGACGCGGTGCTTGCCGGCGAGCCCGGTGGTCGCGCCACGCCCAGCACGATCCGGGACGCCCGCACGGGTGCCGTGCTGCGCGCCTGA